The following proteins come from a genomic window of candidate division WOR-3 bacterium:
- the murD gene encoding UDP-N-acetylmuramoyl-L-alanine--D-glutamate ligase: MKRKGQVQGVGHCRVRATAQLPRLPEPPNPLSLRGTRVLVIGLGRSGRAVARFLLRSRARVVGFDENPEALASPAASSLKRAGMKVTRQPQAATVEWAVVSPGISDKHALVQALRRRSIPVVDELDLASRFVRGPIIAITGTNGKSTTTALIARMLEGFGKSVFCGGNLAPGQPLSAALLARPKDYYVVEVSSFQLERARWLKPKVAVILNITADHLNRHGTVRRYANCKLTVLDRQDQEDYAVLNHDDPLVYAARVRGGAEKHFFSMRHRDVDAYLADGSIWADGHKVQPAREVKLPGAHNIQNSLAAIAAVRLLGVGLPPIRRTLRTFAGLPHRMEHVRRLHGVDYFNSSMTTNPAAGAKSLEAVAGQRERLSSGGKRARRVILIAGGREKALPTAEYVRAMKRHATWVLLVGESSMRLARELSALGFRRFDVLADLPAALVAARAKAQAGDVVLFAPGFASFDQFRDFEARGEAFRKEVQRLD; this comes from the coding sequence ATGAAGAGAAAGGGACAGGTTCAGGGGGTCGGGCATTGCAGGGTCAGGGCTACAGCCCAGCTTCCCAGACTCCCTGAGCCCCCGAATCCCTTGTCCCTGCGAGGCACAAGGGTGCTTGTCATAGGCCTCGGGCGTTCGGGGAGAGCAGTTGCCCGGTTCCTGCTGCGGTCAAGAGCGAGAGTTGTCGGATTCGACGAGAACCCTGAGGCCCTCGCGTCACCGGCGGCGTCCTCCCTCAAGCGGGCGGGCATGAAGGTCACGCGGCAGCCGCAAGCGGCCACGGTCGAGTGGGCGGTCGTCAGTCCGGGAATCAGCGACAAGCATGCTTTGGTTCAGGCCCTGCGTCGGCGTTCGATCCCCGTTGTCGATGAACTCGACCTGGCAAGCAGATTCGTGCGTGGCCCGATTATCGCCATCACCGGCACGAATGGCAAGTCGACTACCACTGCTCTGATTGCGCGGATGCTTGAGGGTTTCGGCAAGAGCGTTTTCTGCGGCGGCAATCTGGCGCCGGGCCAGCCGCTTTCGGCAGCGCTGCTGGCGCGACCGAAGGACTACTATGTCGTCGAGGTCTCGAGCTTCCAGCTCGAAAGGGCGCGCTGGTTGAAGCCGAAGGTCGCGGTGATTCTCAACATCACTGCCGACCATCTCAATCGCCATGGCACGGTACGTCGGTATGCCAACTGCAAGCTCACGGTCCTCGACCGCCAGGACCAGGAGGACTACGCAGTCCTCAATCACGATGACCCATTGGTCTATGCGGCCAGGGTTCGCGGTGGAGCAGAGAAACACTTCTTCTCCATGCGGCACCGCGACGTGGATGCGTACCTGGCAGATGGGAGCATTTGGGCAGACGGCCACAAGGTGCAGCCGGCTCGGGAAGTGAAGCTTCCGGGGGCACACAACATCCAGAACTCCCTTGCGGCCATCGCCGCAGTACGACTGCTCGGAGTCGGTCTGCCCCCGATTCGCCGGACGCTCAGGACATTCGCCGGTCTGCCGCATCGGATGGAGCACGTTCGTCGGCTGCACGGAGTGGACTATTTCAACAGCTCCATGACGACCAATCCGGCTGCCGGTGCCAAGTCGCTGGAGGCGGTCGCCGGCCAGCGTGAGCGGCTTTCTTCCGGCGGCAAGAGAGCGAGGCGAGTCATCCTGATCGCCGGGGGAAGAGAGAAGGCCTTGCCGACAGCCGAGTATGTGCGGGCGATGAAGAGGCACGCGACATGGGTTCTTCTGGTCGGTGAGAGCAGCATGCGTCTCGCGCGAGAACTCAGCGCTCTCGGGTTTCGGCGTTTCGACGTACTTGCCGATCTCCCCGCAGCGCTGGTTGCGGCCCGGGCGAAGGCGCAGGCCGGGGACGTAGTGCTCTTCGCGCCTGGTTTCGCGAGCTTCGACCAGTTCCGGGACTTTGAGGCCCGCGGTGAGGCCTTCCGGAAGGAAGTGCAGAGGCTTGACTAG
- a CDS encoding UDP-N-acetylmuramoyl-L-alanyl-D-glutamate--2,6-diaminopimelate ligase — MKRIGDLTKGVPCTVLGNSALEVKGIAYHSAAVKPGYLFVAIEGFRVSGQQYIDEAVNRGALAVATTDVNSVHKSWVTVVQTKIPRRFLAQVANRFYDFPARKLSLVGITGTNGKTTTAYLVRSMARQAGIEPGFVGTIEYFDGGDTVRAGQTTPESLDFVQLLARLAEKQIPLCIAEVSSHSLALDRVFDLDFKVGTFTNLTQDHLDFHRTLDAYREAKMRLFTALIPSATAVTNLDDAMGRDVPHQTKSRVITYGTRPDLEPAPGIWGKVTGVRPDGLDCEVNVDARTWPVRLKLIGRHNLSNLLAAVGTGKALGWTPELMAAGAETLAAVPGRLEPVDAGQPFRVYVDFAHTPDALRRVLSTVREFTAGRVIVVFGCGGDRDRGKRPLMGEAAVQLADAALVTSDNPRGERPQAIIDEILRGMGSAAKAVESDRKEAIRRALIEAKPGDAVVIAGKGHEDYQIVGTERKHFDDRETARELLQEMV, encoded by the coding sequence ATGAAGAGAATCGGAGATCTGACCAAGGGTGTCCCCTGCACGGTGCTGGGCAATTCGGCGCTGGAGGTGAAGGGCATAGCCTATCACTCGGCCGCAGTCAAACCCGGCTACCTGTTCGTGGCGATCGAGGGATTCAGGGTCTCCGGGCAGCAGTACATTGACGAGGCTGTTAACCGCGGCGCGCTGGCAGTGGCAACGACCGATGTCAATAGCGTACACAAGAGCTGGGTGACCGTGGTCCAGACCAAGATCCCGCGCCGCTTCCTGGCACAGGTCGCGAACCGCTTCTACGACTTCCCGGCCCGCAAGCTGAGCCTGGTCGGCATTACCGGAACAAACGGCAAGACAACCACGGCCTACCTCGTGCGGTCGATGGCGAGGCAGGCTGGCATCGAGCCGGGATTCGTCGGGACGATCGAGTACTTTGACGGCGGCGATACGGTCCGTGCCGGCCAGACCACGCCGGAGAGCCTTGACTTCGTGCAGCTGCTCGCCCGGCTGGCGGAAAAACAGATCCCGCTTTGCATCGCCGAGGTATCATCGCACTCGCTCGCGCTCGACCGCGTCTTCGACCTCGATTTCAAAGTAGGTACTTTCACCAACCTGACTCAGGACCACCTGGATTTCCATCGCACGCTGGACGCGTACCGTGAGGCCAAGATGAGGTTGTTCACCGCGTTGATTCCGAGCGCGACAGCCGTCACCAATCTCGACGATGCCATGGGAAGGGACGTGCCGCACCAGACCAAGTCCCGCGTCATCACCTACGGTACGAGGCCCGACCTGGAGCCTGCACCCGGTATCTGGGGCAAGGTCACCGGCGTGCGGCCGGACGGTCTCGACTGCGAAGTGAATGTCGACGCAAGGACCTGGCCGGTACGGCTCAAGCTCATCGGTCGGCACAATCTGTCGAATCTGCTGGCGGCAGTCGGCACCGGCAAGGCGCTTGGCTGGACTCCGGAGTTGATGGCCGCGGGCGCAGAGACGCTGGCGGCTGTTCCCGGCCGTCTGGAGCCGGTGGATGCCGGGCAGCCGTTCAGGGTCTACGTGGACTTCGCCCACACGCCGGATGCCCTGCGCCGGGTGCTCTCAACCGTGCGTGAATTCACAGCCGGCCGCGTTATCGTCGTGTTCGGGTGCGGCGGCGACCGCGACCGCGGCAAGAGACCTCTGATGGGCGAGGCGGCGGTCCAGCTTGCCGACGCCGCATTAGTCACGTCCGACAATCCCCGCGGCGAACGCCCGCAGGCGATTATCGACGAGATTCTACGTGGCATGGGTTCGGCCGCCAAGGCCGTGGAGTCGGACCGAAAGGAAGCAATCCGCCGGGCACTGATCGAAGCGAAGCCCGGCGACGCGGTCGTGATTGCCGGCAAGGGCCACGAAGACTACCAGATCGTCGGCACCGAGCGGAAGCATTTCGACGACCGCGAAACCGCCCGCGAGTTGCTGCAGGAGATGGTCTAG
- a CDS encoding phospho-N-acetylmuramoyl-pentapeptide-transferase has translation MSLRDAFGPLNIVRYITVRAAAAGGLAIVLVLLLGPPLIRLVRRLNIGQNVRDEVPQSHKGKAGTPTMGGVLILAAGIIAVLLFADLRNRQIQLGLLVATWLGLLGFIDDYVKVRLRRPRGLSKTVKLVSQFALSFFVGAVLYFIPVDPANRSTTNVLLFKNVIVQFGWFYIPFVMLVMVSASNAVNLADGIDGLAAGLVIVALGSYGVLTYVSGHYKLAQYLNVMFVPTGGEMTIFCLAIVGACMGFLWFNAWPAQVFMGDTGSLPLGGILGLAAILCKHEILLPIVGGVLVMETGSTLLQIAWFHATGGKRLFRMAPLHHHFELAGWSEPQVVTRFMILAVLFGLAALGTLKIR, from the coding sequence ATGTCGCTGCGGGATGCGTTCGGTCCGCTGAACATCGTAAGGTACATCACCGTCCGGGCCGCTGCTGCAGGCGGTCTCGCCATAGTGCTGGTGCTTTTACTTGGCCCGCCCCTCATCCGGCTGGTGCGGCGGCTGAACATCGGCCAGAACGTGCGTGACGAGGTCCCGCAAAGCCACAAGGGGAAGGCCGGCACACCGACGATGGGTGGCGTCTTGATACTTGCGGCCGGGATCATTGCCGTCCTGCTCTTTGCCGATCTGAGGAACCGCCAGATACAACTGGGTCTCTTGGTTGCGACCTGGCTGGGTCTGCTGGGGTTCATCGATGACTACGTCAAAGTAAGACTCAGAAGACCGCGCGGGCTGAGCAAGACTGTGAAGCTTGTGAGCCAGTTCGCACTCTCCTTCTTCGTCGGGGCGGTGCTCTACTTCATCCCGGTGGACCCGGCGAACCGCTCAACCACCAACGTGCTGCTGTTCAAGAATGTGATCGTCCAGTTCGGCTGGTTCTACATTCCCTTCGTTATGCTGGTGATGGTGTCGGCCTCGAATGCGGTGAACCTGGCGGACGGCATCGATGGTCTGGCGGCCGGCCTGGTCATCGTCGCGCTGGGCAGCTACGGCGTGCTCACCTACGTGTCCGGCCACTACAAACTCGCGCAGTACCTGAATGTCATGTTCGTGCCGACCGGCGGCGAGATGACCATCTTCTGTCTGGCCATCGTCGGGGCCTGTATGGGTTTTCTCTGGTTCAACGCCTGGCCGGCGCAGGTCTTCATGGGCGACACCGGGTCACTGCCCCTGGGAGGCATCCTGGGTCTTGCTGCCATCCTCTGTAAGCACGAGATACTGCTGCCGATAGTCGGCGGCGTGCTCGTGATGGAAACCGGGTCGACGCTCCTGCAGATTGCCTGGTTCCATGCCACAGGAGGCAAGAGGCTGTTTCGCATGGCCCCTCTGCATCATCACTTTGAGCTCGCAGGCTGGTCGGAGCCGCAGGTCGTGACCCGGTTCATGATTCTCGCCGTACTCTTCGGGCTGGCAGCTCTGGGGACATTGAAGATCCGATGA
- a CDS encoding penicillin-binding protein 2, translating to MRRPISRTKVLVAAFAAVWTGLLVILGYIQLGRWKHYERQAMGQQGETLDLHATRGRVYDAKGRPLTLNRSCCSIRILPQWARNKDTLAGILAEFGLAQRKTVSLELQRRNRLFWFRRDVDYSVGDSLRRVLVERQFSNCTYVDDDYVRVYPHGELCANVVGFTGDDRGRAGLEFEYDSVLSGRGGWVKLQKDAIGRAFPYPSFPTKRPVAGLDIHLTMDLDVQEICYDALQRQVEECGALRGSAIVLDAAKGSILGLADYPGYDPMRFGAFPKETYKSAALSDQFEPGSSFKLVVCAAALESPNAEWLMRQTFDVSSGFVQIGKYKIRDVHKNGVLDFAGLFIKSSNPGCALLSMQLRPEKYYELARALGFGNATGIGLPNEGSGWIDPPQKLNRLRFANVAFGQGLTVTLLQLAAAYLCVANDGAYLRPYLIDAVRRPGHPRPALSGQGYHSASLGSWGRLLRLSASAAPVRQFSPSRLRQAIRPENARRMKDILERVVTEGTGVLAQIEGVSVCGKTGTAQKVEPGGVYSRTKSRMTFVGFFPKEQPRYVIAVLIDEPKTIRFAGTAACPVFRQIGESLILLDRMRSREPGLLAGAEVGRGRS from the coding sequence ATGCGGCGGCCCATTAGTCGGACCAAAGTACTGGTCGCGGCGTTCGCCGCGGTCTGGACCGGCCTGCTCGTCATTCTCGGATACATACAGCTGGGACGCTGGAAGCACTACGAGCGACAGGCGATGGGGCAGCAGGGCGAGACCCTCGACCTGCACGCGACGCGGGGCCGCGTCTATGACGCAAAAGGTCGGCCCCTGACTCTGAATCGGTCCTGCTGTTCGATTCGGATCCTGCCGCAGTGGGCGCGGAACAAGGATACCCTGGCCGGAATACTCGCCGAGTTCGGACTCGCCCAGCGCAAGACAGTCTCGCTGGAGCTGCAGCGCCGCAACCGGCTGTTCTGGTTCAGGCGCGACGTGGACTACAGCGTCGGCGACTCGCTGCGCCGGGTACTGGTTGAGCGGCAATTCAGCAACTGCACCTACGTTGACGACGATTATGTGCGGGTCTACCCGCACGGCGAGTTGTGCGCGAACGTCGTCGGTTTCACGGGCGACGACCGCGGCCGAGCCGGGCTCGAGTTCGAGTACGATTCCGTGCTGAGCGGACGCGGGGGCTGGGTCAAACTCCAGAAGGACGCGATCGGCCGGGCCTTCCCGTATCCGAGCTTCCCGACCAAGCGACCGGTCGCTGGCCTCGATATTCACCTGACCATGGACCTGGACGTGCAGGAGATATGCTACGATGCTCTCCAGCGCCAGGTTGAGGAATGCGGAGCGCTGCGCGGTTCGGCGATAGTCCTGGATGCCGCCAAGGGCTCGATCCTGGGGCTGGCCGACTACCCGGGATACGACCCGATGCGGTTCGGGGCGTTTCCCAAGGAAACGTACAAGTCCGCCGCCCTGTCGGACCAATTTGAGCCGGGGTCGTCGTTCAAGCTGGTCGTGTGTGCCGCGGCGTTGGAGAGTCCGAATGCGGAGTGGCTGATGAGGCAGACCTTTGATGTTTCTTCGGGGTTTGTCCAGATAGGCAAGTACAAGATCCGCGACGTGCACAAGAACGGGGTGCTCGACTTCGCCGGCCTGTTCATCAAGTCGTCGAACCCGGGCTGCGCGCTCCTGTCCATGCAGCTCCGCCCGGAGAAGTACTACGAACTCGCGCGGGCTCTCGGATTCGGCAACGCGACCGGTATCGGCCTGCCGAATGAGGGGAGCGGGTGGATCGATCCGCCTCAGAAGCTGAACCGGCTGCGTTTCGCCAACGTCGCTTTCGGCCAGGGCTTGACCGTTACGCTCTTGCAGCTCGCCGCCGCCTACCTGTGCGTGGCGAACGACGGCGCCTATCTCAGGCCTTATCTCATCGATGCGGTACGTCGGCCCGGGCACCCGCGGCCGGCGCTGTCCGGTCAGGGCTACCACAGCGCGAGCCTCGGCTCCTGGGGAAGGCTGTTGCGCCTGTCGGCCTCCGCGGCGCCGGTGAGGCAATTCAGCCCGAGTCGACTGCGCCAGGCAATCAGGCCGGAGAACGCGCGGCGGATGAAGGACATCCTCGAGCGGGTAGTGACCGAGGGGACCGGGGTGCTGGCGCAGATTGAGGGCGTGTCAGTCTGTGGGAAGACCGGCACCGCCCAGAAGGTCGAGCCGGGCGGCGTCTACTCGAGGACCAAGTCCCGCATGACATTCGTCGGCTTCTTTCCCAAGGAGCAGCCCAGGTACGTCATTGCCGTGCTCATCGACGAGCCGAAGACCATCCGCTTCGCCGGGACTGCTGCCTGCCCGGTATTCAGGCAGATCGGCGAGAGCCTGATCCTGCTGGACAGAATGCGGAGCAGAGAGCCGGGGCTGCTGGCCGGGGCAGAGGTGGGCCGGGGCAGGTCATGA